A region from the Luteitalea sp. genome encodes:
- a CDS encoding DctP family TRAP transporter solute-binding subunit codes for MVPTTSARNRRAFHPLKGTAPKASSSIIELKLAHASSPGSLVALSAEEFARRVNAALAGRARIRVFGAGQLGSDEVLLIKLRLGTVDFAIPSTVVSSTVEAFGFFEMPYLVKDREHVRRIEREIFWPHLEPFAEEKGYKILALWEHGFRQITNNRRPIVTPEDLRGIKLRTPKGYWRVGLFQAFGASPTPMSLTEVFVALQTGVLDGQENPLQQIHASRFQEVQRFLSLTNHVYSPVYVTVGAEKWASHPAGVRETIERIARETQAYSDRTAARMDREVLAELGRVGMQINKVDRDRFLTASRSFYEQFAEAVPSGREWIERARTLENDR; via the coding sequence ATGGTGCCTACGACTTCAGCGCGGAACAGACGGGCCTTCCATCCACTCAAGGGCACCGCACCAAAGGCCTCCTCGTCCATCATCGAGCTCAAGCTGGCGCACGCCTCGTCACCTGGATCCCTGGTGGCGCTGTCGGCGGAAGAATTCGCCCGCCGCGTCAATGCGGCGCTCGCAGGACGCGCTCGTATCAGGGTGTTTGGAGCCGGTCAGCTCGGGAGCGACGAGGTCCTGCTGATCAAGTTGCGATTGGGGACCGTCGACTTCGCGATTCCATCGACGGTGGTGTCATCGACAGTCGAGGCCTTTGGCTTCTTCGAGATGCCGTACCTCGTCAAAGATCGCGAGCACGTGCGGCGCATCGAGCGCGAGATCTTCTGGCCGCACCTCGAGCCGTTCGCCGAAGAGAAGGGCTACAAGATCCTGGCACTGTGGGAGCACGGATTCCGCCAGATCACCAACAACCGACGCCCCATTGTCACGCCGGAAGATTTGCGAGGCATCAAGCTCAGAACGCCCAAGGGATATTGGCGGGTCGGGTTGTTCCAGGCGTTCGGGGCAAGTCCAACGCCGATGTCGCTGACGGAGGTCTTCGTGGCGCTGCAGACGGGCGTGCTCGACGGGCAAGAGAATCCGCTCCAGCAGATTCACGCCTCCCGATTCCAGGAAGTGCAGCGGTTTCTCTCGCTCACCAATCACGTTTACAGTCCGGTCTACGTCACGGTCGGTGCCGAGAAGTGGGCGAGCCATCCGGCTGGCGTTCGCGAGACCATCGAGCGGATTGCGCGAGAGACGCAGGCGTATTCCGACCGAACGGCGGCGAGGATGGACCGGGAGGTATTGGCCGAGCTCGGGCGTGTGGGGATGCAGATCAACAAGGTGGATCGCGACCGGTTCCTCACAGCCAGCCGTAGCTTCTACGAGCAGTTCGCCGAGGCGGTTCCCAGTGGCAGGGAGTGGATCGAGAGAGCACGCACTCTCGAGAACGACCGATGA
- a CDS encoding TRAP transporter small permease subunit: protein MTRFRHAFERLLETIVLVLMVLLALVVVSGVLFRKVGAPLVWYDEVASILLAWLTYYGACLAALRRAHIGYPALVESVSSGLRWPLIAIREVVVIGFVTLAAWTGWQVVAVLDGFYLTSLPWMSRQITQSVIPVSGVLFIVAELLSVAELVSVAEVKQGPAPAAVGEEVS, encoded by the coding sequence ATGACGAGATTTCGACACGCGTTCGAGCGGCTGCTCGAGACGATTGTGCTGGTGCTGATGGTGCTCCTGGCGCTCGTGGTGGTCAGCGGTGTGCTCTTTCGCAAGGTCGGGGCGCCGCTGGTCTGGTACGACGAGGTCGCGTCGATTCTGCTCGCCTGGCTGACCTACTACGGTGCCTGCCTAGCCGCGCTGCGGCGCGCTCACATCGGATATCCGGCCCTTGTCGAATCGGTCTCTTCCGGGCTGCGATGGCCGCTGATCGCCATACGAGAGGTGGTGGTGATTGGCTTCGTCACGCTCGCGGCTTGGACCGGATGGCAAGTCGTTGCGGTGCTCGATGGCTTCTATCTGACGAGCCTCCCCTGGATGTCGAGACAAATCACTCAATCAGTGATCCCTGTCAGCGGGGTCCTGTTCATTGTGGCAGAGCTGCTCAGCGTGGCAGAGCTCGTCAGCGTGGCAGAGGTGAAGCAGGGGCCAGCGCCTGCGGCTGTGGGCGAGGAGGTGTCATGA
- a CDS encoding TRAP transporter large permease subunit, with protein MTLLLLLIALLLLIVIGVPIAIALATVSVVAMVLTSGVEELPNVGLILFDSATGFALITIPLFILAGAIMNASGISRRLIALASALVGFMRGGLAMVTIGASIGLAEVSGSAVAGVAALGSIVIPGMKRKGYPAPFAAAVTSSASTLAVVIPPSIPMILYAVMAGSSVVELFVAGIAPGLIGGALMMAVAYAIAVRRNFPVEEAFRLERLRQALREAGWALLLPVIVLGGIFSGFATPTEGAGLAVLAAILIGTLIYRELNLAELRVAAVEGGIQTAVIMLLVAASALLGDHLTSIQAPQRVAAAIVGLTDEPVAVLALLNVFFLVIGTFLHAAAAIVLVVPIVMPLVTAVGIDPIHFGVIVTLNLGIGQQTPPVASVLMTACAIAKTDLWEVTKANIFFIGALICTLLLVTYVPAIPLALVNLFYPD; from the coding sequence ATGACGCTCCTCTTGCTGCTGATCGCGCTGCTGTTGCTCATCGTGATCGGCGTGCCAATCGCTATTGCGCTTGCCACCGTGTCGGTGGTCGCGATGGTGCTGACCTCTGGGGTCGAGGAGTTACCCAACGTTGGGCTGATTCTCTTCGACTCTGCCACGGGATTCGCGCTCATTACGATTCCGTTGTTCATTCTCGCCGGCGCCATCATGAACGCCAGCGGCATCTCACGCCGGCTCATCGCCCTGGCCTCCGCGCTGGTCGGGTTCATGAGGGGCGGCTTGGCGATGGTGACGATTGGGGCATCGATTGGCCTGGCGGAGGTATCCGGCTCCGCTGTGGCAGGCGTTGCGGCGCTCGGCTCCATCGTCATTCCCGGCATGAAACGGAAGGGCTATCCTGCCCCCTTCGCCGCGGCAGTCACGTCTTCTGCGTCCACGCTCGCCGTTGTGATCCCGCCGTCGATTCCCATGATCCTGTACGCCGTGATGGCCGGCAGCTCGGTGGTCGAGCTGTTCGTCGCCGGCATCGCGCCCGGTCTGATTGGTGGGGCTCTCATGATGGCCGTCGCATACGCGATCGCCGTCCGGCGCAACTTCCCAGTGGAGGAAGCGTTTCGACTCGAGCGCCTGAGGCAGGCGTTGCGGGAGGCCGGCTGGGCGCTCTTGCTGCCGGTGATTGTGCTCGGCGGCATCTTCAGCGGCTTTGCGACGCCCACGGAGGGCGCCGGTCTCGCTGTGTTGGCGGCGATTCTCATTGGTACCCTCATCTATCGAGAGCTCAACCTCGCGGAGTTGCGCGTTGCCGCCGTGGAAGGCGGCATACAAACTGCTGTGATCATGCTCCTGGTCGCGGCGTCCGCCTTGTTGGGTGACCATCTCACGTCGATTCAAGCGCCGCAGCGGGTCGCCGCAGCGATTGTCGGTCTGACCGACGAGCCGGTGGCGGTGCTCGCGCTGCTGAACGTCTTCTTCCTGGTGATCGGCACTTTTCTGCATGCCGCCGCGGCGATTGTCTTGGTCGTGCCGATTGTTATGCCTCTCGTGACAGCGGTCGGCATCGATCCGATCCACTTTGGGGTCATCGTCACCCTCAACCTCGGCATTGGGCAGCAGACACCGCCGGTCGCCAGCGTTCTGATGACCGCCTGCGCGATCGCGAAGACCGATCTCTGGGAGGTGACAAAGGCCAACATCTTCTTCATCGGGGCCTTGATCTGTACCTTGCTGTTGGTTACATATGTGCCCGCGATTCCACTAGCATTGGTGAATCTCTTCTACCCCGACTGA